The DNA region GCCAATCGCCCCGAATTGGTCACCCAGGCGGAAGAGGAGATCAAGGTGCTGCAAGCCTACCTGCCCCCCGCATTCAATCCCGAAGAGCTGGATAGCCTGGTAAAGGCAGCTATCGTTGAAGCTGACGCTAATTCGATTCGCGATATGGGCAAGGTGATGAAAATACTCAAACCGCAGTTGCAAGGCCGGGCAACCAACGATGAAGCCAGCCAGGCTGTAAAGAGGCTGTTACAGTAAAAAAAGTGCCTGCAATAAAATTTACCCGGCGGACGTTTTTCCTGGGGCTGATATTCCTGCTTTTTGGTGGGTTTATCATGGCAGCGCTATTAGTCCCAGTCTTGAAGGACCTCTATGAGCCACCACTCCAGGTCGGTGATGTAGCCCCGGTCGATATCCACGCGCCTACTACATTATCATACCCCAGCCAGATACTCACCCAACGGGAGCAGGAGGCTGCCGCCGATCAGGTTCCGGCCATTTATTCACCAGCAGATACCAATATCG from Anaerolineales bacterium includes:
- a CDS encoding aspartyl-tRNA amidotransferase, which codes for MDLKTTLQTDLKDAMRKGQETRKSTLRMALTSIQLAEVEKDSHMDEAAYLAIIQKEVKSRRESIEDANRANRPELVTQAEEEIKVLQAYLPPAFNPEELDSLVKAAIVEADANSIRDMGKVMKILKPQLQGRATNDEASQAVKRLLQ